From the Candidatus Brocadiaceae bacterium genome, one window contains:
- a CDS encoding glycosyltransferase family 2 protein: MKLSVIMPVYNEATTIGEVVRRVREAAPDAELIVVDDGSTDGTRAALEALDGAPGLQVFRHERNRGKGAAIRTALEAVQGDVVVIQDADLEYDPREYVRLVQPIVEGHADVVFGSRFVGHGPHRVVYFWHYVGNRLLTLLSNCFTNLNLTDMETGHKAFRRQVLRAMPLRENGFGFEPEVTARAAAMRCRVYEVGVSYYGRTYEEGKKIGWRDGLRTLWCIVKYSTWGRRGR, encoded by the coding sequence ATGAAGCTGTCGGTGATCATGCCGGTGTATAACGAGGCGACGACGATCGGCGAGGTCGTGCGGCGGGTGCGCGAGGCGGCGCCGGACGCGGAGCTGATCGTGGTGGACGACGGCTCGACCGACGGGACGCGTGCCGCGCTGGAGGCGCTCGACGGCGCCCCCGGCCTTCAGGTGTTCCGCCACGAGAGGAACCGCGGCAAGGGCGCGGCCATCCGCACGGCACTGGAGGCCGTCCAGGGCGACGTGGTGGTCATCCAGGACGCCGATCTGGAGTATGACCCCCGCGAGTATGTGCGGCTCGTCCAGCCCATCGTGGAGGGTCATGCCGACGTCGTGTTCGGCTCGCGCTTCGTGGGGCACGGTCCGCACCGGGTCGTCTACTTCTGGCACTACGTGGGCAACAGGCTGCTGACGCTGCTGTCGAACTGCTTCACAAACCTGAACCTGACGGACATGGAGACGGGGCACAAGGCGTTCCGGCGACAGGTTCTACGGGCGATGCCGCTGAGGGAGAACGGGTTCGGGTTCGAGCCGGAGGTCACGGCGCGCGCGGCGGCCATGCGCTGCCGCGTTTACGAAGTGGGGGTCTCGTACTACGGCCGCACCTACGAAGAGGGGAAGAAGATCGGCTGGCGCGACGGCCTGCGCACGCTCTGGTGCATCGTCAAGTACAGCACCTGGGGACGCCGGGGCCGCTGA
- a CDS encoding Rrf2 family transcriptional regulator, with the protein MRLPTRVRYGCRAMVTLAFLQEDGPVPLEALAERQGIPERYLAKIVQDLRRSGLIRSVRGAHGGYCLSRPAAEISLLDVYEALEGSFCPVDCLDTPGSCGRTDGCTTRGVWQELREAVVGVMQARTLEDLAQQSAHRAAGGTA; encoded by the coding sequence ATGCGACTGCCCACGCGAGTGCGGTACGGATGCCGGGCCATGGTGACGCTGGCGTTCCTCCAGGAGGACGGGCCGGTGCCTCTGGAGGCCCTGGCCGAACGGCAGGGCATTCCGGAGCGCTACCTGGCCAAGATCGTGCAGGACCTCCGTCGCAGCGGCCTGATCCGCAGCGTTCGCGGCGCGCACGGCGGCTACTGCCTGAGCCGGCCGGCCGCCGAGATCAGCCTCCTGGACGTCTATGAGGCCCTGGAGGGCAGCTTCTGCCCCGTCGACTGCCTGGACACGCCCGGCTCGTGCGGGCGCACGGACGGGTGCACCACCCGGGGCGTCTGGCAGGAGCTGCGCGAGGCCGTCGTCGGCGTCATGCAGGCCCGCACGCTGGAAGACCTGGCACAACAGTCGGCCCATCGGGCCGCAGGGGGGACGGCATGA
- the cysK gene encoding cysteine synthase A, producing MKIAENVVELVGHTPLVRLGRTAAGLPGHVAAKLESFNPLSSVKDRIARAMIEAAERDGRIGAGAVIVEPTSGNTGIGLAFVCASRGYRLILTMPETMSVERRMLLQALGAEVVLTPGPAGMKGAIAEAERIVRETPGAFLPQQFTNPANPAAHRHTTAEEIWADTDGGVDVLVAGVGTGGTLTGVGSLLKERKASVRVVAVEPEASPVLSGGSPGPHGIQGIGAGFVPAVLDAALIDEVVRVSQADAERTARRLAREEGLLVGVSSGAAAWAALEVAARPESAGGLIVVVLPDTGERYLSTGLFREDAQPPVTGARERER from the coding sequence ATGAAGATCGCCGAGAACGTCGTAGAACTGGTCGGCCACACCCCACTGGTGCGGCTGGGCCGGACGGCCGCCGGGCTGCCCGGGCACGTGGCGGCCAAGCTGGAGTCCTTCAACCCGCTCTCGAGCGTGAAGGACCGGATCGCCCGGGCGATGATCGAGGCGGCCGAGCGCGACGGCCGGATCGGCGCCGGAGCGGTGATCGTGGAGCCGACGAGCGGCAATACGGGCATCGGGCTGGCCTTCGTCTGCGCCTCGCGGGGCTATCGTCTCATCCTGACGATGCCGGAGACGATGAGCGTGGAGCGGCGCATGCTGCTGCAGGCGCTGGGCGCGGAGGTTGTCCTGACGCCCGGCCCGGCCGGCATGAAGGGCGCCATCGCGGAGGCCGAGCGGATCGTCCGCGAGACGCCGGGCGCCTTCCTGCCCCAGCAGTTCACGAATCCGGCCAACCCGGCGGCCCACCGGCACACGACGGCCGAGGAGATATGGGCGGACACCGACGGCGGCGTTGACGTGCTGGTGGCCGGGGTCGGCACGGGCGGCACGCTGACGGGCGTGGGCTCGCTGCTGAAGGAGCGGAAGGCTTCGGTGCGGGTGGTGGCGGTCGAGCCGGAGGCCTCGCCGGTGCTGAGCGGCGGCTCGCCCGGCCCCCACGGCATCCAGGGCATCGGCGCGGGCTTTGTGCCCGCCGTGCTCGACGCGGCGCTCATCGACGAGGTGGTGCGGGTGAGCCAGGCGGACGCCGAACGGACGGCGCGACGCCTGGCGCGGGAGGAGGGCCTGCTCGTAGGCGTCTCCTCCGGCGCGGCCGCCTGGGCGGCCCTGGAGGTGGCCGCGCGCCCCGAGAGCGCGGGCGGGCTGATCGTGGTGGTGCTGCCCGACACGGGAGAGCGCTACCTGAGCACGGGGCTGTTCCGGGAGGACGCGCAGCCGCCGGTCACAGGCGCAAGAGAGCGAGAGCGATGA
- the nifS gene encoding cysteine desulfurase NifS yields the protein MKSIYMDHSATTPVRPEVIEAMSPYFGDLFGNPSSVHTAGRRAHEALEAARGAVAAAIGAAPGEIIFTGSGTESDNLAIQGVAAATGKRHVITSAIEHQAVLNTCLALERRGFEVTRLPVDAFGRVSVRSLAEALRDDTCLVTIMLANNEVGTIQAIRELAARAAEAGVPFHTDAVQAVGKIPVDVDELGVHLLSLSAHKFYGPKGVGALYVRPGTRLHAVQHGGHHERGLRAGTENVAGIVGMARALDLAVAEMPVEAPRLRGLRDRLASILTKRVPECRLNGHPEHCLPHIANLSFENVEGESLLMSLDAFGIAVSTGSACTSGTLEPSHVLTSMGIPPEKSHGSLRFSLGRANTVEDVDYVIEKLPAIVERFRQMSPFAGRT from the coding sequence ATGAAGAGCATCTACATGGATCACAGCGCGACGACGCCCGTTCGGCCCGAGGTGATCGAGGCGATGAGCCCGTACTTCGGCGACCTCTTCGGCAACCCATCCAGCGTGCACACGGCGGGCCGCCGGGCGCACGAGGCCCTGGAGGCCGCCCGGGGGGCGGTGGCCGCGGCCATCGGGGCCGCACCGGGTGAGATCATCTTCACCGGCAGCGGCACCGAGTCCGACAACCTGGCCATCCAGGGAGTCGCCGCGGCGACCGGGAAACGGCACGTCATCACGTCGGCCATCGAGCACCAGGCCGTGCTGAACACGTGTTTGGCGCTGGAGCGGCGGGGCTTCGAGGTCACGCGCCTGCCGGTGGACGCGTTCGGTCGGGTCTCGGTGAGATCGCTGGCCGAGGCCCTGCGCGACGACACGTGCCTGGTGACGATCATGCTGGCCAACAATGAGGTGGGCACGATCCAGGCGATCCGCGAGCTGGCCGCGCGGGCCGCCGAGGCGGGCGTGCCGTTCCACACGGACGCTGTTCAGGCCGTGGGGAAGATCCCGGTCGACGTGGACGAGCTGGGCGTGCACCTGCTGTCCCTTTCGGCCCACAAATTCTACGGCCCCAAGGGCGTCGGCGCGCTCTACGTGCGCCCGGGCACGCGCCTGCACGCCGTCCAGCACGGCGGCCATCACGAGCGGGGGCTGCGCGCGGGCACCGAGAACGTGGCCGGCATCGTCGGCATGGCCCGCGCCCTCGATCTGGCCGTCGCCGAGATGCCCGTGGAGGCCCCCCGTCTGCGCGGGTTGCGCGACCGGCTCGCGTCGATCCTGACGAAGCGCGTGCCCGAATGCCGCTTGAACGGCCATCCCGAGCACTGCCTGCCGCACATTGCGAACCTGAGCTTCGAGAACGTCGAGGGCGAGAGCCTGCTGATGAGCCTCGACGCATTCGGCATCGCCGTCTCCACCGGCTCGGCCTGCACGAGCGGCACGCTGGAGCCGTCGCACGTGCTGACGTCGATGGGCATCCCGCCGGAGAAGTCGCACGGGAGCCTGCGGTTCTCGCTCGGGCGCGCGAACACCGTTGAGGACGTCGACTACGTCATCGAGAAGCTGCCGGCCATCGTCGAGCGGTTCCGGCAGATGTCCCCCTTTGCCGGCAGGACCTGA
- the mnmA gene encoding tRNA 2-thiouridine(34) synthase MnmA, with protein MQSERSPVVVGLSGGVDSAVAAALLREAGRDVIGVVLRMQDPGDDGRPACPAAGALDDARRVAEVLGIPLHVVDATEVFERAVVEPFCAAYARGRTPNPCVPCNEQVKFALLRRTARELGASAVATGHYARRGRDAATGRFTLRRGVGAGDQAYFLFRLTQDHLRDAVFPLGEHDKERVRRRAREYGLPVHDRPDSQDLCFVPAGRYREFLRARSPEAFRPGPIVHTDGRVLGRHDGIGGYTVGQRRGLGIAHSEPLYVVAVRPDQNSVVVGERQHVMGAELAVEAVHWVSIPPPADVVRATVKIRYNHPGAPASVTPQPGGTAHVRFEAPQEAPAPGQAAVFYAGDLLLGGGTIAGNNGTQPGGKR; from the coding sequence ATGCAATCCGAACGGTCGCCGGTCGTCGTGGGCCTGTCGGGGGGAGTCGACTCCGCCGTGGCCGCCGCCCTGCTGCGAGAGGCGGGCAGGGACGTGATCGGCGTGGTGCTCCGCATGCAGGACCCGGGCGACGACGGCCGGCCGGCGTGCCCGGCAGCCGGAGCGCTCGATGACGCGCGCCGCGTCGCCGAGGTGCTGGGCATCCCCCTGCACGTCGTCGACGCCACGGAGGTGTTCGAGCGCGCCGTGGTCGAGCCGTTCTGCGCGGCCTACGCCCGGGGGCGGACGCCGAACCCGTGCGTGCCGTGCAACGAGCAGGTCAAGTTCGCCCTGCTGCGGCGCACAGCGCGGGAACTGGGCGCGTCGGCCGTGGCCACCGGGCACTACGCGCGCAGGGGCCGCGACGCCGCGACCGGGCGCTTCACGCTGCGGCGGGGCGTCGGGGCCGGGGACCAGGCCTACTTCCTGTTCCGGCTCACGCAGGACCACCTTCGCGACGCCGTCTTCCCGCTGGGCGAACACGACAAGGAGCGGGTGCGGCGACGGGCACGGGAGTACGGCCTGCCGGTGCACGACCGGCCCGACAGCCAGGACCTGTGCTTCGTCCCCGCCGGCCGCTACCGCGAGTTCCTGCGCGCGCGCAGCCCGGAGGCCTTCCGCCCCGGGCCGATCGTGCACACGGACGGCCGCGTGCTGGGGCGGCACGACGGCATCGGCGGCTACACGGTGGGACAACGCCGGGGGCTGGGCATCGCCCACTCCGAGCCCCTCTACGTGGTCGCCGTGCGGCCGGATCAGAACTCGGTCGTCGTCGGTGAACGGCAACACGTGATGGGCGCCGAGCTGGCCGTCGAGGCCGTCCACTGGGTCAGCATCCCGCCTCCGGCCGATGTCGTCCGGGCGACGGTAAAGATCCGGTATAATCACCCCGGGGCCCCCGCGTCCGTGACCCCCCAACCGGGCGGGACGGCGCACGTGCGGTTCGAGGCGCCGCAGGAGGCGCCGGCCCCCGGCCAGGCAGCCGTCTTCTACGCCGGGGACCTGCTCCTGGGAGGCGGCACCATCGCGGGGAACAACGGCACGCAACCCGGAGGCAAGCGATGA